A region of Mycolicibacterium brumae DNA encodes the following proteins:
- a CDS encoding bifunctional nuclease family protein, which yields MGEVRVVGIRVEQPQNQPVLLLRETDGERYLPIWIGQAEASAIALEQQGVEPSRPLTHDLIRDLISTLGQKLREVRIVDLKEGTFYAELVFASGVTLSARPSDAVAIALRSESPIYVEEAVLAEAGLLIPDDGDEESSGPVREDEVEKFKEFLDSISPDDFKAT from the coding sequence ATGGGTGAAGTCCGGGTGGTGGGCATACGCGTCGAGCAGCCCCAGAACCAACCCGTGCTGCTGCTGCGCGAGACCGACGGCGAGCGGTACCTGCCGATCTGGATCGGGCAGGCCGAGGCCTCGGCCATCGCGCTGGAGCAGCAGGGCGTGGAGCCGTCCCGCCCGCTCACCCACGACCTGATCCGGGACCTGATCAGCACTCTCGGCCAGAAGCTGCGCGAAGTCCGGATCGTGGACCTCAAAGAGGGCACCTTCTACGCCGAGTTGGTTTTCGCCTCCGGGGTCACGCTGTCCGCGCGGCCGTCGGACGCGGTGGCCATCGCGCTGCGCAGCGAGTCGCCGATCTACGTCGAGGAGGCGGTGCTGGCCGAGGCCGGGCTGCTGATCCCCGACGACGGTGACGAGGAGAGCTCCGGCCCGGTCCGCGAGGACGAGGTGGAGAAGTTCAAGGAGTTCCTGGACAGCATCTCCCCGGACGACTTCAAAGCCACCTGA
- a CDS encoding MerR family transcriptional regulator: MGEEPRQEQLDLGAPRSAPAVQPGLFPDDSVPDELIGYRGPSACQIAGITYRQLDYWARTSLVVPSIRGAAGSGSQRLYSFKDILVLKIVKRLLDTGISLHNIRVAVDHLRQRGVEDLANITLFSDGTTVYECTSAEEVVDLLQGGQGVFGIAVSGAMRELTGTISDFPGERADGGESIASPEDELASRRRSRDRKTG, from the coding sequence GTGGGCGAAGAGCCACGGCAGGAGCAGCTGGATCTCGGCGCCCCGCGAAGCGCACCCGCAGTCCAGCCCGGACTGTTCCCCGATGACTCGGTTCCCGACGAACTGATCGGCTATCGCGGCCCCAGTGCCTGCCAGATCGCCGGCATCACCTACCGCCAGCTGGACTACTGGGCCCGCACCTCGCTGGTGGTGCCCTCCATCCGCGGCGCCGCCGGATCCGGCAGCCAGCGGCTGTACTCCTTCAAGGACATCCTGGTCCTCAAGATCGTCAAGCGACTGCTGGACACCGGCATCTCGCTGCACAACATCCGCGTCGCCGTCGACCACCTGCGCCAGCGCGGCGTCGAGGACCTGGCCAACATCACGCTGTTCTCCGACGGCACCACCGTCTACGAGTGCACCTCCGCCGAAGAAGTCGTCGACCTGCTCCAGGGTGGCCAGGGTGTGTTCGGCATCGCCGTCAGCGGCGCCATGCGCGAGCTGACCGGCACCATCTCCGACTTCCCGGGCGAGCGCGCCGACGGCGGCGAGTCCATCGCCAGCCCCGAGGACGAGCTGGCGTCGCGCCGGCGCAGCCGCGACCGCAAGACCGGCTAG